The following coding sequences are from one Odocoileus virginianus isolate 20LAN1187 ecotype Illinois chromosome 7, Ovbor_1.2, whole genome shotgun sequence window:
- the SMNDC1 gene encoding survival of motor neuron-related-splicing factor 30 isoform X1: MSEDLAKQLASYKAQLQQVEAALSGNGENEDLLKLKKDLQEVIELTKDLLSTQPSETLASSDNFASTQPTHSWKVGDKCMAIWSEDGQCYEAEIEEIDEENGTAAITFAGYGNAEVTPLLNLKPVEEGRKAKEDSGNKPMSKKEMIAQQREYKKKKALKKAQRIKELEQEREDQKVKWQQFNNRAYSKNKKGQVKRSIFASPESVTGKVGVGTCGIADKPMTQYQDTSKYNVRHLMPQ, encoded by the exons ATGTCAGAGGATCTAGCAAAGCAGCTGGCAAGCTACAAAGCTCAACTCCAGCAAGTTGAGGCTGCGCTGTctggaaatggagaaaatgaagatttactaaaattaaagaaagatttaCAA gaGGTTATTGAACTAACCAAAGACCTTCTATCAACTCAGCCTTCTGAAACTCTGGCAAGTTCAGACAACTTTGCTTCTACTCAGCCCACTCATTCATGGAAAGTGGGAGACAAGTGTATGGCAATCTGGAGTGAAGATGGACA GTGTTATGAAGCGGAGATTGAGGAGATAGATGAAGAAAACGGCACCGCTGCAATCACTTTTGCTGGCTATGGCAATGCTGAAGTGACTCCACTGTTGAACCTCAAGCCtgtagaagaaggaaggaaggcaaaggAAGACAGTGGCAACAAACCCATGTCAAA aaaagaaatgattgcCCAGCAGCgtgaatataaaaagaagaaagctttGAAAAAAGCACAGAGAATAAAAGAACTTGAACAAGAAAGAGAGGACCAGAAGGTGAAATGGCAACAGTTCAACAACAGAGCctattctaaaaacaaaaaaggccaG GTAAAGAGGAGTATTTTTGCTTCACCTGAGAGCGTCACTGGCAAAGTTGGAGTGGGAACTTGTGGAATCGCTGATAAACCTATGACACAGTATCAGGATACCTCCAAATACAATGTTCGGCATTTGATGCCGCAATAG
- the SMNDC1 gene encoding survival of motor neuron-related-splicing factor 30 isoform X2 codes for MEVIELTKDLLSTQPSETLASSDNFASTQPTHSWKVGDKCMAIWSEDGQCYEAEIEEIDEENGTAAITFAGYGNAEVTPLLNLKPVEEGRKAKEDSGNKPMSKKEMIAQQREYKKKKALKKAQRIKELEQEREDQKVKWQQFNNRAYSKNKKGQVKRSIFASPESVTGKVGVGTCGIADKPMTQYQDTSKYNVRHLMPQ; via the exons ATG gaGGTTATTGAACTAACCAAAGACCTTCTATCAACTCAGCCTTCTGAAACTCTGGCAAGTTCAGACAACTTTGCTTCTACTCAGCCCACTCATTCATGGAAAGTGGGAGACAAGTGTATGGCAATCTGGAGTGAAGATGGACA GTGTTATGAAGCGGAGATTGAGGAGATAGATGAAGAAAACGGCACCGCTGCAATCACTTTTGCTGGCTATGGCAATGCTGAAGTGACTCCACTGTTGAACCTCAAGCCtgtagaagaaggaaggaaggcaaaggAAGACAGTGGCAACAAACCCATGTCAAA aaaagaaatgattgcCCAGCAGCgtgaatataaaaagaagaaagctttGAAAAAAGCACAGAGAATAAAAGAACTTGAACAAGAAAGAGAGGACCAGAAGGTGAAATGGCAACAGTTCAACAACAGAGCctattctaaaaacaaaaaaggccaG GTAAAGAGGAGTATTTTTGCTTCACCTGAGAGCGTCACTGGCAAAGTTGGAGTGGGAACTTGTGGAATCGCTGATAAACCTATGACACAGTATCAGGATACCTCCAAATACAATGTTCGGCATTTGATGCCGCAATAG